One segment of Pirellulales bacterium DNA contains the following:
- a CDS encoding response regulator, whose amino-acid sequence MAAMLPRVLLVEDELPIRKFVGAALAGADYLVDEVGAAQQALQHAVQTPPDLVILDLGLPDMDGQQVIQRLREWMTAPIIVLSARDQEQQKIQALDNGADDYLTKPFSTGELLARIRVALRHANRVGDDGSTTTFESGELKVDLSTRRIFVSDREIHLTPIEYKLLTTLIRHAGKVLTHRQLLKQVWGPDQVQETHYLRVFMASLRRKLETDPARPRYLLTEQGIGYRLACE is encoded by the coding sequence ATGGCCGCGATGCTCCCGCGTGTATTGTTGGTCGAAGACGAATTGCCCATTCGAAAGTTTGTAGGCGCTGCGTTAGCAGGTGCCGACTATCTGGTCGATGAGGTTGGCGCCGCGCAGCAGGCCTTGCAGCACGCGGTGCAAACGCCGCCCGATTTGGTGATTCTCGATCTTGGCCTGCCCGATATGGACGGTCAGCAAGTCATCCAGAGGTTACGAGAATGGATGACGGCTCCGATCATCGTGCTCTCCGCTCGCGATCAGGAGCAGCAAAAGATTCAGGCGCTCGACAACGGGGCGGACGACTACCTTACGAAGCCGTTCAGTACCGGCGAGCTGCTAGCTCGGATTCGCGTTGCCCTCCGACACGCGAATCGCGTGGGCGACGACGGATCAACTACGACGTTTGAAAGCGGTGAGTTGAAAGTAGATCTGTCGACGCGGCGTATTTTCGTATCCGATCGCGAGATACACCTCACACCCATCGAATACAAACTGCTGACTACCTTGATTCGTCATGCCGGCAAAGTGCTTACCCACCGACAACTACTAAAACAGGTCTGGGGCCCCGATCAAGTTCAAGAAACGCACTATTTGCGAGTATTCATGGCCAGCCTTCGTCGCAAGTTGGAAACTGATCCAGCGCGACCGCGTTACCTACTCACCGAGCAAGGCATTGGATATCGGCTAGCTTGTGAATGA